One Gemmatimonadaceae bacterium genomic region harbors:
- a CDS encoding KpsF/GutQ family sugar-phosphate isomerase: MTGSEAIALGQRVIRLETEALAEVERRLGDGFARAVDLIATSTGRVIVAGVGKSGLIGRKIAATLTSTGTPATFLHPTEGLHGDLGMVGSDDVAILLSKSGESEELLTLLAHLKRFGVRTIALTGQCDSSLGRECDATLDAWVREEACPHDLAPTTSTTAALALGDALAVVILERKGFRREDFARLHPGGSLGRKLLTRVRELMERERLPILPASATMRDAIVLLAERRGIVVATDEDGKLLGVFTAGDFTRLMEREPDPFGVSLERVMTRAPRTAKAEELGSAVVYRMERFGIMAMPVTEDNGTVVGVVHLHDLMRAGVA, translated from the coding sequence ATGACCGGGAGCGAGGCGATCGCCCTCGGGCAGCGCGTGATCCGCCTCGAGACCGAGGCGTTGGCCGAGGTGGAGCGCCGGCTGGGCGACGGCTTTGCGCGCGCGGTGGACCTCATCGCCACGTCGACCGGTCGGGTGATCGTGGCCGGCGTCGGCAAGTCGGGGCTCATCGGGCGCAAGATCGCGGCAACGCTCACCTCCACGGGGACCCCCGCGACCTTCCTCCACCCTACCGAAGGGTTGCATGGCGATCTCGGCATGGTGGGCAGCGACGACGTCGCGATCCTGCTCTCCAAGAGCGGCGAGAGCGAGGAACTCCTCACCCTGCTGGCGCACCTCAAGCGCTTCGGGGTGCGCACCATTGCCCTCACGGGGCAGTGCGATTCGTCGCTGGGGCGCGAGTGCGACGCCACGCTCGACGCCTGGGTGCGCGAGGAGGCTTGCCCGCACGACCTGGCGCCCACCACCAGCACCACCGCCGCGCTGGCGTTAGGCGACGCGCTCGCCGTCGTGATCCTCGAACGCAAGGGGTTCCGCCGCGAGGACTTCGCGCGCCTCCATCCCGGCGGGTCGCTGGGGCGCAAGCTCCTCACCCGCGTGCGCGAGCTGATGGAACGCGAACGCCTCCCGATTCTCCCCGCCAGCGCCACCATGCGCGACGCCATCGTCCTCCTCGCCGAGCGGCGCGGGATCGTCGTCGCGACGGACGAGGACGGAAAGCTCCTCGGCGTCTTCACCGCCGGCGACTTCACGCGCCTCATGGAGCGCGAGCCGGACCCCTTTGGTGTCTCCCTCGAACGGGTCATGACGCGCGCGCCGCGCACCGCGAAGGCTGAGGAACTTGGGAGCGCCGTGGTGTACCGCATGGAGCGATTCGGCATCATGGCGATGCCCGTCACCGAAGACAACGGAACCGTCGTGGGCGTCGTCCACCTGCACGACCTGATGCGCGCGGGGGTCGCGTGA
- a CDS encoding HAD hydrolase family protein, protein MIGFGAQAGTPLTPAGVPYIAPDDARRIRFVALDVDGVLTDGGIVLGDVDGARYESKRYDIQDGLGIKMLQKAGIVVAIITGRVSESVALRGAELGVDELVQDEHARKLPALNRLIAARGMDLAEVAFVGDDLPDLGVLRVVGMPVVVANATDEVFRTAKVRLTRRGGDGAVREFAELLLKARGEWDALVEWYVASRAQEEPA, encoded by the coding sequence ATGATTGGCTTCGGTGCGCAGGCGGGGACGCCACTCACGCCGGCCGGTGTCCCGTACATCGCCCCCGACGATGCCCGGCGCATCAGGTTCGTCGCGCTCGACGTCGACGGGGTGCTCACCGACGGCGGGATCGTCCTCGGCGACGTGGACGGCGCACGCTACGAGAGCAAGCGATACGACATCCAGGACGGACTCGGCATCAAGATGCTGCAGAAGGCCGGCATCGTGGTCGCCATCATCACGGGACGCGTGTCGGAGAGCGTGGCGCTGCGCGGAGCCGAACTCGGGGTCGACGAGCTGGTGCAGGATGAGCATGCGCGCAAGCTCCCCGCGCTCAACAGGCTCATCGCCGCGCGGGGCATGGACCTCGCCGAGGTCGCCTTTGTTGGCGATGACCTCCCCGACCTCGGCGTGCTGCGCGTCGTTGGGATGCCCGTGGTGGTCGCCAACGCCACGGACGAAGTATTCCGCACGGCCAAGGTTCGCCTCACGCGGCGCGGTGGCGACGGCGCGGTGCGCGAGTTCGCCGAACTCCTTCTCAAGGCGCGCGGTGAGTGGGACGCCCTCGTCGAGTGGTACGTGGCCTCGCGCGCGCAGGAGGAACCGGCATGA
- the kdsA gene encoding 3-deoxy-8-phosphooctulonate synthase gives MYAGFPTDRLFLIAGPCVLEDDGLNLRVAEHLAKLAPLVPGGIIFKASFDKANRSNPGAARGPGIEEGLASLARVREATGLPVLTDVHLPEQCAPVGAVVDVLQIPAFLCRQTDLLVAAGATGRPVNVKKGQWLHPEGMKGAVQKVARSRPGADVTPVAQLHAAVSAIATTERGSFFGYGDLVVDMRSFERMRAATGVPAIFDGTHSVQQPGKGTDGASGGLREFIPPLTLAAIAAGADGLFLETHPDPDHAPSDGPNMLPLGTLAALIRRAVAVWEARR, from the coding sequence ATGTACGCCGGCTTTCCCACCGACCGTCTCTTCCTCATTGCCGGCCCCTGCGTCCTCGAGGACGACGGGCTCAACCTGCGCGTCGCCGAGCACCTCGCGAAGCTCGCCCCACTTGTGCCTGGCGGAATCATCTTCAAGGCATCGTTCGACAAGGCGAACCGCTCGAACCCCGGCGCCGCCCGCGGCCCGGGCATCGAGGAAGGGCTGGCCAGCCTCGCGCGCGTCCGCGAGGCCACGGGGCTCCCCGTCCTCACCGACGTGCACCTGCCGGAACAGTGCGCGCCCGTCGGGGCGGTGGTCGACGTGCTGCAGATCCCCGCCTTCCTGTGCCGGCAGACCGACCTGCTGGTGGCGGCAGGTGCAACGGGACGCCCCGTCAACGTCAAGAAGGGGCAGTGGCTGCACCCGGAGGGGATGAAGGGTGCGGTGCAGAAGGTCGCGCGATCCCGCCCCGGCGCCGATGTAACGCCCGTCGCCCAACTCCACGCTGCCGTCTCGGCCATCGCCACCACGGAGCGCGGCTCGTTCTTTGGATACGGCGACCTGGTGGTCGACATGCGCAGCTTCGAGCGCATGCGCGCCGCCACCGGCGTCCCGGCCATCTTCGACGGCACGCACAGCGTACAGCAACCGGGAAAGGGCACCGACGGCGCCAGCGGCGGGTTGCGCGAGTTCATCCCGCCGCTCACGCTCGCCGCGATCGCCGCCGGCGCCGACGGGCTCTTCCTCGAGACGCATCCCGACCCCGACCACGCGCCGAGCGACGGCCCCAACATGCTCCCGTTAGGCACCCTCGCGGCACTGATCCGCCGCGCCGTTGCCGTCTGGGAGGCGCGTCGATGA
- a CDS encoding CTP synthase translates to MTTPPTPNQATRFIFVTGGVVSSLGKGIAAASLGRLLVERGLRVSIMKFDPYLNVDPGTMSPFQHGEVYVTDDGAETDLDLGHYERFIDRSLSQLNNVTTGRIYLNVITKERRGEYLGSTVQVIPHISDEIKSHIKRLAPGNDVVIVEIGGTVGDIESQPFLEAIRQFRQEVGKQNAMFIHLTLVPYIAAAGEVKTKPTQHSVRELMELGIQPDVLICRTERPLSEDIKRKIALFCNVEFGNVIESRDVSTIYQIPLEFSEQGLDERVMERLNLVGRAPDLSAWRAMVHRVVQPRDRVRIAVVGKYTQFVDSYKSVQEALIHGGIANDVGVDIAWTSSDLFTSTEKAREILRDYHGLLVPGGFGVRGVEGMVEAIRAARELRIPFFGICLGMQVAIIEFARDVLNLADSHSSEFAPECEHPVIAMMEEQKHVTDMGGTMRLGAYPCRLARGTKAAEVYGVPEVSERHRHRYEVSNSYREAFIEHGMKLSGLSPDGSLVEIVELTDHPWFVGCQFHPELQSRPTRPHPLFAAFVAASATRRRAEARTTTAKSLVEAAD, encoded by the coding sequence ATGACCACTCCCCCGACTCCCAACCAGGCCACGCGCTTCATCTTCGTCACCGGCGGCGTGGTGTCGTCGTTAGGCAAGGGCATCGCCGCGGCGTCGCTGGGGCGGCTCCTCGTCGAGCGCGGGTTGCGCGTGTCGATCATGAAGTTCGACCCGTACCTCAACGTGGACCCGGGGACCATGTCGCCCTTCCAGCACGGCGAGGTCTACGTCACCGACGACGGGGCCGAGACCGACCTGGACCTGGGGCACTACGAGCGCTTCATCGACCGCTCGCTGTCGCAGCTCAACAACGTGACGACGGGGCGCATCTACCTCAACGTCATCACGAAGGAACGGCGCGGCGAGTACCTGGGCTCCACCGTGCAGGTCATCCCGCACATCTCCGACGAGATCAAGTCGCACATCAAGCGCCTGGCACCGGGGAACGACGTCGTGATCGTCGAGATCGGCGGGACGGTGGGCGACATCGAGTCGCAGCCGTTCCTCGAGGCCATCCGGCAGTTCCGCCAGGAGGTGGGAAAGCAGAACGCGATGTTCATCCACCTCACGCTCGTACCCTACATCGCCGCAGCGGGCGAGGTGAAGACCAAGCCCACGCAGCACTCGGTGCGCGAGCTCATGGAGCTGGGCATCCAGCCCGACGTGCTCATTTGCCGCACCGAACGTCCGCTCAGCGAGGACATCAAGCGCAAGATCGCGCTCTTCTGCAACGTGGAGTTCGGCAACGTCATCGAGAGCCGCGACGTGTCCACGATCTACCAGATCCCGCTGGAGTTCTCGGAGCAGGGGCTCGACGAGCGCGTGATGGAGCGCCTCAACCTCGTCGGGCGCGCCCCCGACCTCTCGGCGTGGCGGGCCATGGTGCATCGCGTCGTGCAGCCGCGCGACCGGGTGCGCATTGCCGTGGTGGGGAAGTACACGCAGTTCGTCGACAGCTACAAGAGCGTGCAGGAAGCGCTCATCCACGGCGGGATTGCCAACGACGTGGGCGTCGATATCGCCTGGACGTCGAGCGACCTGTTCACGAGCACGGAGAAGGCGCGCGAGATCCTGCGCGACTACCACGGCCTGCTCGTCCCCGGCGGGTTCGGCGTCCGCGGCGTGGAAGGGATGGTCGAGGCGATTCGCGCCGCGCGCGAGTTGCGCATCCCGTTCTTCGGCATCTGCCTCGGGATGCAGGTGGCGATCATCGAGTTCGCGCGCGACGTGCTCAACCTCGCCGACTCGCACTCCAGTGAGTTTGCCCCCGAGTGCGAGCACCCCGTCATCGCGATGATGGAGGAGCAGAAGCACGTCACCGACATGGGGGGGACGATGCGCCTGGGCGCCTACCCGTGCCGCCTGGCGCGCGGCACCAAGGCGGCCGAGGTCTACGGCGTCCCGGAAGTCAGCGAACGGCATCGTCATCGCTACGAGGTGTCGAACTCGTATCGCGAGGCCTTCATCGAGCATGGGATGAAGCTCAGCGGACTTTCACCTGACGGGTCGCTGGTCGAGATCGTGGAACTCACCGACCATCCGTGGTTTGTCGGCTGCCAGTTCCACCCGGAACTGCAATCCCGCCCCACGCGGCCGCACCCGCTCTTTGCCGCCTTCGTCGCCGCGTCGGCCACGCGCCGCCGTGCCGAGGCGCGCACGACGACGGCGAAGTCCCTCGTGGAGGCGGCGGACTGA
- the kdsB gene encoding 3-deoxy-manno-octulosonate cytidylyltransferase — MPFANSAAPASSTVAGVLAVIPARLGATRLPRKPLRLLGGRPLIVRVWERVVAMQVAPTVVVATDAQEIAEAVRQAGGTAVLTAATHRSGTDRIAEVAARPEYALHDVILNVQGDEPFVSEAAVRGALAMVAVERFPLGTACAVANEAILDSPHAVKVVAGDDGRALYFSRSPIPHLRDAADAADSALRASLVRQHLGIYAYTRDALAAWVSLPEHPLERVERLEQLRPLAAGMAMGVATIDEPPPGGVDTEDDLHRANARWHDLYAGRR, encoded by the coding sequence GTGCCTTTTGCGAACTCGGCCGCCCCCGCCTCCTCCACCGTCGCTGGAGTCCTCGCCGTCATTCCGGCGCGACTCGGGGCGACCCGCCTCCCGCGGAAGCCCCTCCGCCTGCTGGGTGGACGCCCGCTCATCGTTCGCGTTTGGGAGCGCGTCGTCGCCATGCAGGTGGCACCAACCGTGGTCGTCGCGACCGACGCGCAGGAGATTGCCGAGGCCGTTCGACAGGCCGGTGGAACCGCGGTACTCACCGCGGCGACGCATCGCTCGGGAACTGATCGGATCGCCGAGGTCGCGGCACGGCCGGAGTATGCGCTGCACGACGTGATCCTCAACGTGCAGGGCGACGAACCATTCGTCTCGGAAGCCGCGGTGCGTGGTGCCCTGGCAATGGTGGCCGTCGAGCGATTCCCGCTGGGAACCGCGTGCGCCGTGGCCAACGAGGCGATCCTCGATTCGCCGCATGCGGTGAAGGTGGTGGCAGGCGACGATGGGCGAGCGCTCTACTTCTCGCGCTCGCCCATTCCGCACCTGCGGGACGCCGCTGACGCCGCCGACTCGGCGCTTCGCGCGTCGCTCGTGCGCCAGCACCTGGGGATCTATGCCTACACGCGGGATGCGCTCGCGGCGTGGGTGTCGCTTCCCGAGCATCCGCTGGAGCGAGTGGAACGACTCGAGCAGTTGCGTCCGCTCGCCGCCGGGATGGCGATGGGCGTGGCGACCATCGACGAGCCGCCTCCGGGCGGCGTGGATACCGAAGACGACCTCCACCGGGCCAACGCGCGGTGGCATGACCTTTACGCCGGACGGCGCTGA